One window of the Sphaerochaeta associata genome contains the following:
- a CDS encoding DEAD/DEAH box helicase, translated as MSKQSTKSHETINSEGLFQLEEPHGRSLQDIEKSLYTGFIDKAYPSTPSLRPRLIINNREKHQKVLLTIQGELSSCTQFDIAVAFITRDGIASLLQTLLEASQRGVRGRLLTTNYLHFNEPEALETLLDLPNLEVRILEGNLHTKGYLFHHAHKTINLIVGSANLTAQALSTNQEWNVQFTSTENGELVHQTYADFNRMWESAIILSPAYLMHYEKEREVARTTAQWTELPPVPQPRFPVYEEVTQEGELIPNTMQAEALQELFALRHRGETKGLIISATGTGKTHLAAFDAKACNPKRLLYIVHRQTILLKSMATFQHVFGRNEHISFGVVGGGRRETECNFIFASISTLAREDVLSQFARDHFDYIIVDEVHRAGAESYKKVLDYFNSKFTLGMTATPERTDGQDIYRLFDYNIAYNIRLQAAMEAKLLCQFHYYGISDLTIDGLSVDDSSDTRFLTSIARSRHIKEAIDTYSMHEKRKRGLIFCRTVVEAKELSERLNTLGLKTLAVTGEDSETVREDAIQRLQSDQRPDMLEYLVSVDIFNEGIDIPNLNQIIMARPTQSAIIFVQQLGRGLRKAKGKPFVTVIDFVGNYDNNYLIPIALYGDTSFNKDRMRKMMVAGNLVLSGESTVSFDRIARQRIFRAIDDARLDTKALFKEQYLKLKAKLGQVPSLMDFAIAKEYDPLLFFKKYDSYPALLMGFGEIPRETLTKTELCSLRFLSQELANGKRPHELLVLKLLAKHGSISITLLQSILEQDYHFIFEQQAFQSTIRLLNNGFVKQAARDSYDNLVYVRMQDDGISASPQFLALLASESYRNAFDDVIALGLYNYRTHYDNQLRQPNSLVLYEKYSRKDVCRLLNWEDNEDSTMYGYKIKYNTCPIFVTYHKGEEISASTDYDDKFLSPELFSWMTRSKRTLDSGEVRKILSQHESGLSIPLFIKKHDDEGADFYYIGQAEYIKGRERQTTIKDEAGKDLPIVNFLFKLQQPCENDLYTYLLEQAQQ; from the coding sequence ATGTCGAAACAAAGCACAAAGAGTCACGAAACCATCAACTCCGAAGGTCTTTTCCAGCTGGAGGAACCGCATGGGAGAAGTCTCCAGGATATTGAGAAAAGCCTCTATACCGGCTTCATAGACAAAGCCTACCCCTCGACCCCTTCTCTTCGTCCCCGCTTGATCATCAACAACCGTGAAAAACACCAAAAGGTGCTCCTTACCATCCAGGGCGAACTCTCGTCTTGCACTCAGTTCGACATTGCCGTCGCCTTCATCACCCGTGATGGGATTGCATCCCTTTTACAAACCTTGCTCGAAGCATCCCAACGAGGAGTTCGGGGGAGACTGCTCACTACCAACTACCTTCACTTCAATGAGCCTGAGGCGCTTGAAACCTTGCTGGACCTGCCCAATCTGGAAGTACGGATCCTCGAAGGGAATCTGCATACCAAAGGATACTTGTTCCACCATGCGCATAAGACCATCAACCTGATAGTGGGCAGTGCCAACCTGACGGCCCAGGCCCTGTCCACCAACCAGGAGTGGAATGTACAGTTCACCTCGACTGAAAATGGCGAACTGGTACATCAAACGTATGCCGACTTCAACCGCATGTGGGAAAGCGCAATAATTCTTTCTCCGGCATATCTGATGCACTACGAGAAAGAGCGGGAGGTTGCGAGAACAACAGCACAGTGGACAGAGCTCCCACCAGTTCCTCAGCCTCGGTTTCCTGTCTACGAGGAGGTAACACAGGAGGGAGAGCTTATCCCGAACACAATGCAGGCCGAAGCATTGCAGGAGCTCTTCGCCCTGCGTCATAGGGGCGAAACGAAAGGCCTTATCATCTCGGCCACCGGCACTGGCAAGACCCACCTTGCAGCCTTCGATGCAAAGGCCTGCAATCCCAAAAGACTCCTCTACATTGTTCACCGCCAGACCATCCTGCTCAAATCCATGGCAACATTCCAACATGTGTTCGGCAGAAATGAACATATCAGCTTTGGTGTGGTCGGGGGCGGAAGGAGGGAGACTGAATGCAACTTCATCTTTGCAAGCATTTCCACCTTGGCACGAGAGGATGTCCTTTCCCAATTTGCACGCGACCATTTTGACTACATCATTGTTGATGAAGTGCATCGTGCTGGTGCTGAGTCATACAAGAAGGTTCTCGACTACTTCAATAGCAAGTTTACACTCGGGATGACCGCTACCCCGGAACGTACCGACGGTCAGGATATTTACCGGCTCTTCGACTACAATATTGCGTACAATATCAGGCTGCAGGCAGCCATGGAGGCTAAACTGCTCTGTCAGTTTCATTATTACGGTATCAGTGACCTTACGATTGATGGGCTATCCGTCGATGACTCAAGTGATACGCGTTTCTTGACGAGCATAGCACGTTCAAGGCACATCAAAGAGGCAATCGACACATACAGCATGCACGAGAAGCGCAAGCGCGGACTTATTTTCTGCCGGACGGTCGTTGAGGCGAAAGAGCTTTCAGAAAGGCTGAATACGCTTGGTTTGAAAACACTAGCCGTAACAGGGGAAGACTCAGAGACTGTGCGGGAGGATGCCATTCAAAGACTACAATCCGATCAAAGGCCGGATATGCTTGAGTACTTGGTGAGTGTTGACATTTTCAATGAAGGAATCGACATCCCCAATCTCAACCAGATCATAATGGCAAGGCCCACCCAGTCAGCAATTATCTTCGTGCAGCAATTGGGACGTGGGCTGAGAAAGGCAAAAGGCAAGCCGTTTGTTACTGTTATCGATTTTGTCGGCAACTATGACAACAACTACCTCATTCCCATCGCCCTTTACGGGGACACTTCCTTCAACAAGGACAGAATGCGCAAGATGATGGTTGCAGGCAACTTGGTTCTCAGCGGGGAATCTACAGTAAGTTTTGACCGTATTGCACGTCAACGCATCTTTAGGGCTATTGATGATGCCCGTCTCGATACAAAAGCTCTGTTCAAGGAGCAGTATCTGAAGCTCAAGGCAAAACTGGGACAAGTACCCTCTCTTATGGATTTTGCCATTGCCAAGGAGTATGATCCCCTGCTCTTCTTCAAAAAGTATGATAGTTATCCTGCGTTGCTTATGGGTTTCGGGGAAATTCCAAGAGAAACCCTCACAAAAACCGAGCTCTGCTCGCTCCGATTTCTTTCCCAAGAACTCGCCAACGGGAAAAGACCGCATGAACTGCTGGTCCTCAAGCTGCTTGCCAAGCATGGCAGCATCTCAATTACCCTGCTTCAATCCATCTTGGAACAGGACTACCACTTCATCTTTGAGCAACAAGCTTTTCAATCGACGATCAGATTGCTTAATAATGGGTTTGTGAAGCAAGCTGCACGTGATAGCTATGACAACTTGGTGTATGTCCGAATGCAGGATGACGGCATATCGGCAAGCCCGCAATTTCTTGCCTTGCTTGCATCAGAGAGCTACCGTAATGCTTTCGATGATGTGATTGCATTGGGGTTGTACAACTACAGAACCCACTATGACAATCAGCTTCGTCAACCGAATTCGCTTGTACTGTATGAGAAATACTCTCGTAAGGATGTCTGCCGACTTCTCAATTGGGAAGACAATGAAGACTCGACAATGTATGGGTACAAGATCAAGTACAATACCTGTCCAATCTTTGTTACCTATCATAAGGGAGAAGAGATTAGTGCCAGTACCGACTATGATGATAAGTTCCTCAGTCCGGAGCTCTTTTCTTGGATGACCCGCAGCAAAAGAACGCTGGATTCGGGTGAGGTGAGGAAAATACTAAGTCAGCATGAGTCAGGCTTGTCCATCCCTCTGTTCATCAAGAAACACGATGATGAAGGCGCTGATTTCTATTATATCGGGCAAGCCGAATATATCAAAGGCAGAGAAAGGCAGACCACCATCAAGGATGAAGCAGGAAAGGACCTGCCCATCGTCAATTTCCTGTTCAAGCTTCAACAGCCCTGTGAGAATGATCTCTATACCTATTTACTAGAGCAAGCACAGCAATAG